The Streptomyces sp. NBC_01275 genome has a segment encoding these proteins:
- a CDS encoding ABC transporter permease, with amino-acid sequence MSEAPAAPLSASADRAPAQGIDLLLRPPRPREGWRILPARIAALCAVELQKLRHDRTELYTRAVQPALWLLIFGQTFSRIKAIPTGGIPYIDYLAPGIIAQSAMFIAIFYGIQIIWERDAGVLNKLLVTPTPRAALITGKAFAAGVKSVIQAVVVVVIAALLGVALTWNPLKLLGVAAIVVLGSAFFSCLSMTIAGIVLSRDRLMGIGQAITMPLFFGSNALYPVAIMPGWLQTVSKVNPLSYEVDALRGLLLGTPAHLALDFGVLVVAATLGITAASSLLGRLAR; translated from the coding sequence ATGTCCGAAGCACCCGCCGCACCGCTCAGCGCGTCGGCTGACCGCGCCCCCGCGCAGGGCATCGACCTGCTGCTGCGACCGCCCCGCCCCCGCGAGGGCTGGCGGATACTGCCGGCCCGGATCGCCGCCCTGTGCGCGGTCGAACTGCAGAAGCTGCGCCACGACCGCACCGAGCTGTACACCCGGGCCGTCCAGCCCGCCCTGTGGCTGCTGATCTTCGGTCAGACCTTCTCCCGCATCAAGGCGATCCCCACCGGCGGCATCCCCTACATCGACTACCTCGCGCCGGGCATCATCGCCCAGTCCGCGATGTTCATCGCCATCTTCTACGGCATCCAGATCATCTGGGAGCGCGACGCAGGCGTCCTCAACAAGCTGCTGGTCACGCCGACTCCGCGCGCCGCGCTCATCACCGGCAAGGCGTTCGCGGCCGGCGTGAAGTCGGTGATCCAGGCGGTCGTCGTGGTCGTCATCGCCGCCCTGCTCGGCGTCGCCCTGACCTGGAACCCGCTGAAGCTGCTCGGGGTCGCCGCGATCGTCGTCCTCGGATCGGCCTTCTTCTCCTGTCTGTCGATGACCATCGCGGGCATCGTCCTCAGCCGCGACCGGCTCATGGGCATCGGCCAGGCGATCACCATGCCGCTGTTCTTCGGCTCCAACGCCCTCTACCCGGTCGCCATCATGCCGGGCTGGCTCCAGACCGTCAGCAAGGTCAACCCCCTCAGCTATGAGGTGGACGCCCTGCGCGGCCTTCTCCTCGGCACGCCCGCGCACCTCGCCCTCGACTTCGGGGTGCTGGTCGTGGCCGCCACGCTCGGCATCACCGCGGCCTCCTCGCTGCTGGGCCGGCTGGCGCGTTGA
- a CDS encoding ABC transporter ATP-binding protein: MTTATDSPADAVACTDLAYAFGDTKAVDGLDLTVREGEVFGLLGPNGAGKTTAIRCITTLLPVPAGLVAVFGHDAAGDRMAVRRLLGYVPQQLSADASLTGRENVSLFARVFDVPRRERAERVAQALAAVDLTDAADRLAGTYSGGMVRRLELAQALVSAPRLLILDEPTIGLDPIARTDVWEHITAVREATGMTVLVTTHYMDEADQYCDRVGLMHRGRIRALGTPVELRRGLGERRGAAATDPLPSLEDVFRDVAGSGLDDQSGDFRDVRSTRRTAQRVG, translated from the coding sequence ATGACGACCGCGACCGACAGTCCCGCCGACGCCGTCGCCTGCACCGATCTCGCCTACGCCTTCGGGGACACGAAGGCGGTCGACGGCCTCGACCTGACCGTCCGTGAGGGCGAGGTCTTCGGGCTGCTCGGCCCCAACGGAGCGGGCAAGACCACCGCGATCCGGTGCATCACCACCCTGCTGCCGGTGCCGGCCGGCCTGGTCGCCGTCTTCGGCCACGACGCCGCCGGCGACCGCATGGCCGTACGACGCCTGCTCGGCTACGTCCCGCAGCAGCTCTCCGCCGACGCGAGCCTGACCGGCCGGGAGAACGTCTCCCTGTTCGCCCGCGTCTTCGACGTGCCCCGCCGCGAACGCGCCGAACGTGTCGCCCAGGCACTGGCCGCGGTCGACCTCACGGACGCCGCCGACCGACTCGCCGGCACCTACTCCGGCGGCATGGTCCGCCGGCTCGAGCTCGCCCAGGCCCTGGTCAGCGCGCCCCGGCTGCTGATCCTCGACGAGCCGACCATCGGCCTCGACCCGATCGCCCGCACCGACGTCTGGGAGCACATCACCGCCGTACGCGAGGCCACCGGGATGACCGTCCTGGTGACCACGCACTACATGGACGAGGCCGACCAGTACTGCGACCGGGTCGGCCTGATGCACCGCGGCCGCATCCGCGCCCTCGGGACCCCCGTCGAGCTTCGGCGGGGACTCGGCGAACGCCGGGGCGCGGCGGCCACGGACCCGCTGCCGAGCCTCGAGGACGTCTTCCGCGACGTCGCCGGCAGCGGACTCGACGACCAGTCAGGAGACTTCCGCGATGTCCGAAGCACCCGCCGCACCGCTCAGCGCGTCGGCTGA
- a CDS encoding NPP1 family protein translates to MSSSKFKTHRRRWLTGLAGAAALVLAVPATAFAAPPQALPQNAEAAELTYQPAFDYDTDGCYSTPAIGPDGTINGGLNPTGALNGSCRDASDLDNTNSYSRYKCNNGWCAYMYGLYFEKDQAIAGSSIGGHRHDWEHVVIWVQNNQVQYVSTSNHGSFTVTAASGVRFDGTHAKIVYHKDGISTHCFRLANTNDEPPENHKGTWQYPPLVGWNGYPAGLRDKLSAYDFGSANFGLKDANFTNHLTSAKPSGIAFDPAA, encoded by the coding sequence GTGTCGTCATCCAAGTTCAAGACCCACCGCAGGAGATGGCTCACCGGTCTCGCCGGTGCGGCCGCGCTCGTCCTCGCCGTTCCCGCGACCGCGTTCGCCGCTCCTCCCCAGGCGCTGCCGCAGAACGCCGAGGCCGCGGAGCTCACCTACCAGCCGGCGTTCGACTACGACACGGACGGCTGCTACTCCACCCCGGCCATCGGCCCCGACGGCACGATCAACGGCGGCCTGAACCCGACCGGCGCGCTCAACGGGTCCTGCCGGGACGCCTCCGACCTGGACAACACCAACAGCTACTCGCGCTACAAGTGCAACAACGGCTGGTGCGCGTACATGTACGGCCTGTACTTCGAGAAGGACCAGGCGATCGCGGGCAGCAGCATCGGCGGGCACCGGCACGACTGGGAGCACGTCGTGATCTGGGTGCAGAACAACCAGGTGCAGTACGTCTCGACGTCCAACCACGGCTCCTTCACCGTGACCGCCGCCTCCGGCGTCCGGTTCGACGGGACCCACGCGAAGATCGTCTACCACAAGGACGGCATCAGCACCCACTGCTTCCGGCTCGCCAACACCAACGACGAGCCGCCGGAGAACCACAAGGGCACCTGGCAGTACCCGCCGCTGGTCGGCTGGAACGGCTACCCGGCGGGTCTGCGGGACAAGCTGAGCGCCTACGACTTCGGCAGCGCCAACTTCGGTCTCAAGGACGCCAACTTCACCAACCACCTGACGTCGGCGAAGCCGTCCGGAATCGCCTTCGACCCCGCCGCGTGA
- a CDS encoding zinc-binding dehydrogenase, with protein MSTMKSVQTGGVNKIEVVDVERPVPGPKDVLVRVRACGICGTDVTFLHMGGMPARAHLGGDLVPVALGHEPAGEVVEIGAEVDGLKVGDRVVVNPQDAPTGIIGCGGKYGGISEFLLIENAEVGRSVAVFPDTVPFDVASLNEPMAVARHAVNRSEAKPGDKVVVFGAGPIGLGAAIWLKLRGVEHVVVADVIPARLEKALAVGADAVVNSAEEDVTARLTELHGQSANALGQPRPGTDIFIDAAGAAAVFNTVVGSAKWGAKLVMVAVQKKGTEIDLGGMLRSELTLVASQGYPTEIFEVTPELVEHQERFAKLISHRVPLAEVERAFELTLTPGAAEKVVVTLDD; from the coding sequence ATGAGCACGATGAAGTCCGTCCAGACCGGCGGCGTCAACAAGATCGAGGTCGTGGACGTCGAGCGTCCGGTGCCCGGCCCCAAGGACGTGCTCGTGCGGGTCCGCGCCTGTGGGATCTGCGGCACCGACGTCACCTTCCTGCACATGGGCGGCATGCCGGCCCGCGCTCATCTGGGCGGCGACCTGGTCCCCGTGGCGCTCGGCCATGAGCCGGCCGGCGAGGTCGTGGAGATCGGCGCCGAGGTGGACGGTCTGAAGGTGGGCGACCGCGTGGTGGTCAACCCGCAGGACGCGCCCACCGGCATCATCGGCTGCGGCGGCAAGTACGGCGGCATCAGCGAGTTCCTGCTGATCGAGAACGCCGAGGTCGGCCGGAGCGTGGCGGTCTTCCCGGACACCGTGCCGTTCGACGTGGCCTCGCTCAACGAGCCGATGGCCGTGGCCCGGCACGCCGTCAACCGCTCCGAGGCCAAGCCGGGCGACAAGGTCGTCGTGTTCGGCGCCGGGCCGATCGGTCTGGGCGCGGCGATCTGGCTGAAGCTGCGCGGCGTGGAGCACGTGGTGGTCGCCGACGTCATCCCCGCCCGGCTGGAGAAGGCACTGGCCGTGGGGGCGGACGCCGTCGTCAACTCCGCCGAGGAGGACGTGACCGCACGCCTGACCGAGCTGCACGGCCAGAGCGCCAACGCCCTCGGCCAGCCCCGGCCGGGCACGGACATCTTCATCGACGCCGCCGGCGCGGCCGCCGTCTTCAACACCGTGGTGGGCTCCGCCAAGTGGGGCGCGAAGCTGGTGATGGTGGCGGTGCAGAAGAAGGGCACGGAGATCGACCTGGGCGGCATGCTCCGCAGCGAGCTGACCCTCGTCGCCTCCCAGGGCTACCCCACCGAGATCTTCGAGGTGACCCCCGAACTGGTCGAGCACCAGGAGCGGTTCGCAAAGCTGATCAGCCACCGCGTCCCGCTCGCGGAGGTCGAGCGCGCCTTCGAGCTCACGCTGACGCCGGGCGCGGCGGAGAAGGTCGTCGTCACGCTGGACGACTAG
- a CDS encoding sensor histidine kinase produces MIIPWQRYADDHARTVDTMSAVLLFAVFLFGGEIGLPGIDQPDTAGPTIVLAALACGALLLWQRTRPRVAVAATACCTAAATALGHLITPLLLGPLLLALYRLAVHTDRRTVRRHYVASLALIVPTALILDPVDHPWVMKTISPVVWLLFPVVTGTLVRLQRAYVEAVQARAEYAEHGREEEARHRVVEERMRIARELHDVVAHHLALANAQAGTAAHLARTHPDRVQGILTDLTGTTSSALRELKATVGLLRQAEDGDSPLAPSPGLGQLSELTETCASTGLEVQVVTEGTARPLTPGVDLTAYRIVQEALTNVTRHAGARTARVRLAFGRDQLTITVCDDGAAVPSGGAGGGGFGLIGMRERAQSMGGAFQAGHRPEGGFEVTARLPLYAR; encoded by the coding sequence ATGATCATCCCCTGGCAGCGCTACGCGGACGACCACGCCCGCACCGTCGACACCATGTCGGCCGTCCTGCTGTTCGCCGTCTTCCTCTTCGGCGGCGAGATCGGCCTGCCCGGCATCGACCAGCCGGACACGGCCGGCCCCACGATCGTCCTCGCCGCCCTCGCCTGCGGCGCGCTGCTGCTCTGGCAGCGCACCCGGCCCCGCGTGGCCGTGGCCGCGACGGCCTGCTGTACGGCCGCCGCGACCGCGCTGGGCCATCTGATCACCCCGCTGCTGCTGGGCCCCCTCCTGCTCGCCCTGTACCGGCTGGCGGTGCACACCGATCGCCGTACGGTGCGCCGGCACTACGTCGCCTCCCTCGCGCTGATCGTGCCCACGGCCCTGATCCTGGACCCCGTCGACCACCCCTGGGTCATGAAGACGATCAGCCCGGTCGTCTGGCTGCTGTTCCCGGTCGTCACCGGCACCCTGGTCCGCCTCCAGCGGGCCTACGTCGAGGCCGTCCAGGCCCGCGCCGAGTACGCCGAGCACGGCCGCGAGGAGGAGGCCCGGCACCGGGTCGTCGAGGAGCGGATGCGCATCGCGCGCGAGCTGCACGACGTCGTGGCCCACCATCTCGCCCTGGCCAACGCCCAGGCGGGCACCGCGGCCCATCTCGCCCGCACCCACCCCGACCGGGTCCAGGGCATCCTCACCGACCTCACCGGGACGACGTCCTCCGCGCTGCGCGAGCTCAAGGCGACCGTGGGTCTGCTGCGCCAGGCGGAGGACGGCGACTCGCCGCTCGCCCCGAGCCCCGGACTCGGGCAGCTCTCCGAGCTGACCGAGACCTGCGCGTCGACGGGGCTGGAGGTGCAGGTCGTCACCGAGGGCACGGCGCGTCCGCTCACCCCGGGGGTGGATCTGACGGCGTACCGGATCGTGCAGGAGGCGCTGACCAACGTCACCCGGCACGCGGGCGCCCGGACGGCCCGGGTGCGGCTGGCGTTCGGGCGCGACCAGCTGACCATCACCGTCTGCGACGACGGCGCCGCCGTCCCCTCCGGGGGCGCGGGCGGCGGAGGCTTCGGCCTCATCGGCATGCGTGAGCGCGCCCAGTCGATGGGCGGCGCCTTCCAGGCCGGCCACCGCCCCGAGGGCGGCTTCGAGGTCACCGCCCGGCTCCCGCTGTACGCCCGGTAG
- a CDS encoding SGNH/GDSL hydrolase family protein, which translates to MKTSVRAALAGALACGVLTTAVVISRHDDSTAAPADAAPPRGPYVALGDSYTAGPGIPDQGGAPAGCDRSARNYPALVARRLSLPAADFRDVSCSGATLADLTVAQSTDHGTNPAQLSALSDRTRLVTLGMGGNDIGFASLVKTCVKSGVLSFALKSMKVDAGDAPCRARYVSDGADEIGQRIDAADEQLAQALAEVKSRAPKARVYVVGYPAILPRGAADCRAEMGLAAGDVTYLHDKEQQLNRMLRERADKAGVGYVDTYAPSVGRDACADRQVRWVEPLVPLAPAASVHPNERGEQGMADAVLKTLGV; encoded by the coding sequence ATGAAGACCTCCGTACGAGCCGCGCTGGCCGGGGCGCTCGCCTGCGGCGTGCTGACCACCGCGGTGGTGATCAGCCGACACGATGACAGCACCGCCGCCCCCGCCGACGCGGCCCCGCCGCGCGGGCCGTACGTCGCGCTGGGCGACTCCTACACCGCCGGCCCCGGAATCCCGGACCAGGGCGGCGCCCCCGCCGGCTGCGACCGTTCCGCCCGCAACTACCCGGCGCTCGTGGCCCGTCGGCTGAGCCTGCCCGCCGCCGACTTCCGCGACGTCAGCTGCAGCGGCGCGACCCTCGCCGACCTCACCGTCGCGCAGTCCACGGACCACGGCACCAACCCGGCGCAGCTGTCCGCCCTCTCCGACCGCACCCGGCTGGTCACCCTGGGCATGGGCGGCAACGACATCGGCTTCGCCTCGCTGGTGAAGACCTGCGTCAAGTCCGGTGTGCTGAGCTTCGCGCTGAAGAGCATGAAGGTCGACGCCGGGGACGCGCCCTGCCGCGCCCGGTACGTCTCCGACGGCGCCGACGAGATCGGACAGCGCATCGACGCGGCGGACGAACAGCTGGCCCAGGCGCTGGCCGAGGTCAAGAGCCGCGCCCCCAAGGCCCGCGTCTACGTAGTCGGCTACCCGGCGATCCTGCCGCGCGGCGCCGCCGACTGCCGCGCCGAGATGGGCCTCGCCGCCGGTGATGTCACTTACCTCCACGACAAGGAGCAGCAGCTCAACAGGATGCTGCGTGAACGGGCCGACAAGGCGGGCGTCGGCTACGTGGACACCTACGCCCCCTCGGTCGGGCGGGACGCCTGCGCCGACCGTCAGGTGCGCTGGGTCGAGCCGCTGGTGCCGCTCGCCCCCGCCGCGTCCGTCCATCCCAACGAGCGCGGCGAGCAGGGCATGGCGGACGCCGTCCTGAAGACCCTCGGCGTCTGA
- a CDS encoding response regulator transcription factor — MDGNTTRKPSLARGAGQHVLIVAAEPDVAELLATTLELAGYRIGLTGTVADTLALLDAHRFDLLVVDTTLPDMAGIDPAARPVIVHRPPVLYLTGYDTLGRLLPELGLGETDYVTKPFRVAEVLARIQVLLRGAAPGRPDHFLRHGDLVLDDTLCRARRGPRTLDLTPGEYRLLRHLLVNAHRVLSKEQISRYVWGDFRGDNAIEQLVSRLRRKVDREEPALIHTRRGFGYWLGRVDAEG; from the coding sequence ATGGACGGAAACACGACTCGAAAACCGTCGCTCGCCCGTGGCGCCGGGCAACATGTCCTGATCGTCGCCGCCGAGCCGGACGTCGCGGAACTGCTCGCCACCACCCTGGAGTTGGCGGGGTACCGGATCGGCCTCACGGGCACCGTGGCCGACACGCTGGCCCTGCTCGACGCCCACCGGTTCGACCTGCTGGTCGTCGACACCACCCTGCCGGACATGGCGGGCATCGACCCGGCCGCCCGCCCGGTGATCGTCCACCGTCCGCCGGTCCTGTACCTCACCGGGTACGACACCCTGGGCCGCCTCCTGCCCGAACTCGGCCTGGGGGAGACGGACTACGTCACCAAGCCCTTCCGGGTGGCCGAAGTCCTGGCCCGGATCCAGGTGTTACTGCGCGGCGCCGCCCCGGGGCGCCCGGACCACTTCCTGCGCCACGGCGACCTCGTCCTGGACGACACCCTGTGCCGGGCCCGGCGCGGACCCCGCACCCTCGACCTCACCCCCGGTGAGTACCGCCTGCTGCGTCACCTCCTGGTCAACGCCCATCGCGTGCTGTCCAAGGAGCAGATCAGCCGGTACGTCTGGGGCGACTTCCGCGGCGACAACGCGATAGAGCAGCTCGTCTCCCGCCTCAGACGCAAGGTCGACCGTGAGGAGCCCGCGCTGATCCACACCCGCCGGGGCTTCGGCTACTGGCTGGGACGAGTGGACGCGGAGGGCTGA
- the hemC gene encoding hydroxymethylbilane synthase — translation MSVPQVIRIVSRDSPMALAQVERVRSELTALHPGVRTEVVPVKTTGDKWMGDLAQVEGKGAFTKEVDAALLAGSADLAVHCVKDVPADRPLPAGTVFAAFLKRDDIRDALVHPDGLTLDELPAGTRVGTSSVRRIAQLAATHPQLECVPFRGNANRRLEKLAAGEADALLLAVSGLERIDRRDVISEVLSPETMMPPIGAGILALQCREGDADLIDAVSGLGDPATHREATAERMFLHVLQGHCNSPIAGFAQMDRSGELSLRACVFTPDGKTRLNAHEWAGRLDPATLGTSVAVALLRQGAREIIDGIPH, via the coding sequence ATGTCCGTTCCGCAAGTGATCCGCATCGTCTCCCGCGACTCGCCCATGGCCCTGGCCCAAGTGGAGCGGGTGCGCTCGGAGTTGACCGCCCTGCATCCCGGTGTGCGCACCGAGGTCGTCCCGGTGAAGACCACCGGCGACAAGTGGATGGGGGACCTGGCCCAGGTCGAGGGCAAGGGCGCCTTCACCAAGGAGGTCGACGCGGCGCTGCTGGCCGGGTCGGCGGATCTGGCGGTGCACTGCGTCAAGGACGTCCCGGCGGACCGGCCGCTGCCCGCGGGCACGGTGTTCGCCGCGTTCCTGAAGCGGGACGACATCCGTGACGCCCTCGTGCACCCGGACGGCCTCACCCTGGACGAGCTCCCGGCCGGGACGCGCGTCGGCACCTCCTCGGTGCGCCGGATCGCCCAGCTGGCCGCCACGCACCCCCAGCTGGAGTGCGTGCCGTTCCGCGGCAACGCCAACCGGAGGCTGGAGAAGCTGGCGGCGGGCGAGGCGGACGCGCTGCTGCTGGCGGTGTCCGGACTGGAGCGCATCGACCGGCGGGACGTCATCAGCGAGGTGCTGTCGCCGGAGACGATGATGCCGCCAATCGGCGCGGGCATCCTCGCCCTGCAGTGCCGGGAGGGCGACGCCGACCTGATCGACGCCGTCAGCGGCCTCGGCGATCCGGCCACCCACCGGGAGGCCACGGCCGAACGCATGTTCCTGCATGTGCTCCAGGGCCACTGCAACAGCCCGATCGCCGGGTTCGCGCAGATGGACCGCAGCGGCGAACTGTCCCTGCGGGCCTGTGTGTTCACCCCGGACGGCAAGACCCGGCTCAACGCCCACGAGTGGGCGGGCCGCCTCGACCCGGCGACGCTCGGCACCTCGGTGGCGGTCGCGCTGCTGCGTCAGGGAGCCCGCGAGATCATCGACGGCATCCCGCACTGA
- a CDS encoding SDR family NAD(P)-dependent oxidoreductase — MSSDLVHGTSGHPVNGAAFDGSTVVVTGAGSGVGRTTALAFALRGARVLVTDADARGAHGTVEAIGTAGGYAVAVVGDPGAQEVADDVVSTALCSFGGLDVLVHGTTDPTDAEETLTRSVLAHMLTAGGGSLVFTADGHGVADRVASLDVAYRARGVHAHAVDRAADARPDERVAAVLLLAQDALDGRSVP, encoded by the coding sequence ATGAGCAGCGACCTGGTGCACGGCACGAGCGGCCATCCGGTGAACGGCGCCGCCTTCGACGGGAGCACCGTCGTCGTCACCGGGGCCGGTTCCGGCGTCGGACGGACCACGGCCCTCGCCTTCGCCCTGCGGGGCGCGCGGGTGCTGGTCACGGACGCGGACGCGCGCGGCGCACACGGCACGGTCGAGGCGATCGGAACCGCGGGCGGGTACGCCGTGGCGGTCGTCGGCGACCCGGGCGCACAGGAGGTCGCGGACGACGTCGTGTCCACCGCGCTGTGCAGCTTCGGAGGACTGGACGTCCTGGTGCACGGCACGACGGACCCGACGGACGCGGAGGAGACGCTGACCCGCAGCGTGCTCGCGCACATGCTGACCGCGGGCGGCGGCTCCCTCGTCTTCACGGCGGACGGACACGGCGTCGCCGATCGCGTGGCGTCGCTCGACGTGGCCTACCGCGCCCGGGGCGTCCACGCCCACGCCGTCGACCGGGCGGCCGACGCCAGGCCGGACGAGCGGGTCGCGGCCGTGCTCCTCCTAGCCCAGGACGCCCTCGACGGCCGGTCCGTCCCATGA
- a CDS encoding histidine kinase, whose product MRATLRQAARATVHLVLAAAMAFGSYIFITVLLITATGSVAVVGIWLLPETVLLIRRIAAAKRHATASWTGREIPEAYQPITGPVRERLRTAVRDPGTLTDLRWMVAYYAYGWMTVLMLPLWPAGLVVDGVWSGLLGKEALVLPLIVKLADLEADWSAALLRPSPKALLAKRVEQLTATRADAVAAHGAELRRIERDLHDGAQARLVALSMRIGLAQRAYGADPETARKLLSDAQEQAEEALTELRHVVRGIHPPILTDRGLEGAVRALAASSTVRVTVQADGLADGPRAPAAVEAAAYFVVAEALTNSVKYSGSERAEVLLARTRTGLSVRVRDEGCGGADESRGSGLVGMRRRVAALDGAVRLTSPVGGPTVVEVELPCVW is encoded by the coding sequence ATGCGCGCGACCCTGCGACAGGCGGCGCGGGCCACGGTCCACCTCGTGCTGGCCGCGGCCATGGCCTTCGGGTCGTACATCTTCATCACCGTCCTGCTGATCACCGCCACGGGCTCGGTCGCGGTGGTGGGGATCTGGCTGCTGCCCGAGACCGTGCTGCTGATCCGCCGCATAGCCGCGGCGAAACGGCACGCGACGGCGTCCTGGACCGGCCGGGAGATCCCCGAGGCCTACCAGCCGATCACCGGTCCCGTGCGCGAACGGCTGCGGACGGCCGTACGGGATCCGGGGACGCTCACCGACCTGCGCTGGATGGTGGCCTACTACGCCTACGGGTGGATGACGGTGCTGATGCTGCCGCTGTGGCCGGCGGGGCTCGTCGTCGACGGTGTGTGGAGCGGGCTGCTGGGCAAGGAGGCGCTCGTCCTGCCGCTGATCGTCAAGCTGGCCGACCTCGAGGCCGACTGGTCGGCCGCCCTTCTGCGGCCCTCCCCCAAGGCGCTGCTGGCCAAGCGCGTCGAACAGCTCACGGCGACCCGGGCGGACGCGGTCGCCGCGCACGGCGCCGAACTGCGCCGTATCGAACGCGACCTGCACGACGGCGCCCAGGCCCGCCTCGTCGCCCTGTCGATGCGGATCGGGCTCGCCCAACGGGCGTACGGGGCCGACCCGGAGACCGCGCGCAAGCTGCTCTCCGACGCACAGGAGCAGGCCGAGGAGGCGTTGACGGAGCTGCGGCACGTGGTGCGCGGCATCCACCCGCCGATCCTCACCGACCGGGGGCTGGAGGGGGCCGTACGGGCACTCGCGGCGAGCAGCACAGTGCGGGTGACGGTGCAGGCGGACGGTCTGGCGGACGGGCCCCGCGCACCGGCGGCGGTGGAGGCGGCCGCCTACTTCGTCGTCGCCGAGGCGCTCACGAACTCCGTGAAGTACAGCGGCTCCGAGCGGGCCGAGGTGCTGCTGGCCCGGACCCGGACCGGGCTGAGCGTGCGGGTGCGGGACGAGGGATGCGGCGGCGCCGACGAGAGCCGCGGCTCGGGGCTGGTGGGCATGCGGCGCCGGGTCGCCGCGCTCGACGGCGCGGTGCGGCTGACGAGCCCGGTGGGCGGGCCGACGGTGGTCGAGGTGGAGCTGCCGTGCGTGTGGTGA
- a CDS encoding ATP-dependent DNA ligase, translated as MLATPGTLPPPAQDARWAYETKQDGQRAVVYLAGDGSVVLRARSGEDITGAYPELSALGETLGRTPAVLDGEVLALDAQGRADFQSLQSRMGLVGAPAKAARLAATVPVHLVLFDVLHLGGRPLLRTPYLERRARLESLGLEGPFWSTPGALVGHGREALEATRAHGLEGLVCKRVDSVYEPGVRSRAWIKIRNLRTADVLVGGWLPGRGRLTGRPGAVLVGQRSGTGLRYVGNVGTGWSEAERTELAALLRAAATDVCPFDAVPRAADAHWVLPRLVGEVRYSTRTRAGLLRQPSWLRLRPDLTPEESAADLPDRPTT; from the coding sequence ATGCTCGCCACCCCCGGCACGCTGCCGCCCCCGGCGCAGGACGCGCGCTGGGCCTACGAGACCAAGCAGGACGGTCAGCGGGCCGTCGTGTATCTGGCCGGAGACGGGAGCGTCGTCCTGCGCGCCCGTTCGGGGGAGGACATCACCGGCGCCTACCCGGAGCTGAGCGCGCTGGGCGAGACGCTCGGCCGCACGCCCGCCGTGCTCGACGGGGAGGTGCTCGCGCTGGACGCACAGGGCCGCGCCGACTTCCAGTCGCTGCAGTCCCGGATGGGCCTGGTGGGAGCGCCGGCCAAGGCCGCGCGGCTGGCGGCGACGGTTCCCGTGCACCTCGTGCTGTTCGACGTGCTGCACCTCGGCGGGCGTCCGCTGCTCCGGACGCCGTACCTGGAGCGCAGGGCCCGGCTGGAGTCGCTCGGCCTGGAGGGGCCGTTCTGGTCGACGCCGGGCGCGCTCGTCGGGCATGGGCGCGAGGCCCTGGAGGCGACCCGGGCCCACGGTCTGGAGGGCCTGGTCTGCAAGCGGGTGGACTCGGTGTACGAGCCCGGGGTCCGCTCCCGGGCCTGGATCAAGATCCGCAACCTGCGCACCGCGGACGTCCTCGTCGGCGGCTGGCTGCCCGGCAGGGGCCGGCTCACGGGACGGCCCGGCGCCGTGCTCGTCGGCCAGCGGTCCGGCACCGGCCTGCGGTACGTCGGCAACGTGGGCACCGGCTGGAGCGAGGCCGAGCGCACCGAACTCGCCGCACTGCTGCGGGCCGCCGCGACCGACGTCTGCCCCTTCGACGCCGTGCCGCGGGCCGCCGACGCCCACTGGGTCCTGCCCCGGCTGGTCGGCGAGGTCCGCTACAGCACGCGCACCCGGGCGGGGCTGCTGCGCCAGCCGTCCTGGCTCCGGCTGCGCCCGGACCTCACGCCCGAGGAGTCGGCGGCCGACCTCCCCGACCGGCCAACCACCTGA